The proteins below come from a single Paracoccus sp. SCSIO 75233 genomic window:
- the trxA gene encoding thioredoxin encodes MAEMLIGENTAAPAAGDIIKDVTEADFMKEVVEKSQQVPVIVDFWAPWCGPCKTLGPALEAEVTKAKGRVVMAKVNVDENQMIASQLRVQSIPTVYAFWQGQPVDAFQGALPQSELKAFIDKLTQLSGDDGGLGEALEAAEAMLAEGAHDDAAETFAAIIGEEQENAEAWGGLIRARLAGGDADAAAQALEQVPAAITSAAPVEAARAQLQLAQQAATAGPLDDLRAKVEADPADQQARFDYATALHAGGQVEEAVDQLLESFRRDREWNDSAAKAQLITIFDALKPTDPIAQKGRRRLSSLIFA; translated from the coding sequence ATGGCTGAAATGCTGATCGGAGAAAACACTGCGGCACCTGCGGCGGGGGATATCATCAAGGATGTGACCGAGGCCGACTTCATGAAAGAGGTCGTCGAGAAATCCCAGCAGGTCCCTGTGATCGTGGATTTCTGGGCGCCGTGGTGCGGTCCCTGCAAGACGCTCGGCCCCGCGCTTGAGGCGGAGGTGACGAAGGCCAAGGGCCGCGTCGTCATGGCCAAGGTCAATGTCGACGAAAACCAGATGATCGCCAGCCAGTTGCGCGTCCAGTCGATCCCGACCGTCTACGCATTCTGGCAGGGCCAGCCGGTCGATGCGTTTCAGGGCGCGCTGCCGCAAAGCGAGCTGAAGGCCTTTATCGACAAGCTCACCCAGTTGTCCGGCGACGATGGCGGTCTGGGCGAGGCGCTTGAAGCTGCCGAGGCGATGCTGGCCGAGGGCGCGCATGACGATGCCGCAGAGACCTTCGCCGCGATCATCGGTGAGGAGCAGGAAAACGCCGAAGCATGGGGCGGCCTCATCCGCGCCCGGCTCGCAGGCGGCGATGCCGATGCCGCTGCACAAGCGCTGGAGCAGGTGCCCGCCGCCATCACCTCCGCCGCGCCGGTGGAGGCCGCCCGCGCCCAGCTTCAATTGGCCCAGCAGGCCGCGACGGCAGGCCCCCTCGACGATCTGCGCGCGAAGGTAGAGGCCGATCCCGCCGATCAGCAGGCCCGCTTCGACTATGCAACCGCCCTGCATGCCGGAGGTCAGGTGGAGGAGGCCGTGGACCAGCTTCTCGAAAGCTTCCGCCGCGACCGCGAATGGAATGACAGCGCCGCAAAGGCCCAACTCATCACCATTTTCGACGCCCTGAAACCGACCGACCCGATTGCGCAAAAGGGCCGCCGCCGCCTGTCCAGCCTGATCTTCGCCTGA
- a CDS encoding Hint domain-containing protein codes for MPPPNLVVNPNFNSLLSGWNYDGNTSYYNNPKVAVFDIAGNTGGGSIWQEIEVKPGKTYDFSFLYGLAVNEVSGGSANISYEIITVPDAGSTTPPVVLLSGSGSDTTGTQYSNNNPPSKPYAADTSAAGQITIPAGITKIRITISGNVSATDKRDVVVDDVSLTKVVCFTRGTLIGTDAGERPVETLRKGDLVRTLHSGLQPIRWIGRRRLTSADLAKQPKLRPILIRKDALGSGVPATDLIVSPQHRMLVSSTIVHRVFGENVVLVSAKQLLPLDGVSVIEDEHPVEYWHFLCDDHQIVTANGAMAETLLLGQEALKTLSGDALDEIRTIFPELDLQDTAIPAATIARGPRCRQMVARHLKNRKALVQHLSLPGDNLNAPVAVKAKERA; via the coding sequence ATGCCGCCGCCCAATCTGGTCGTAAATCCAAATTTTAACAGCCTTCTGTCAGGCTGGAATTACGACGGAAACACGAGCTACTATAACAACCCAAAGGTTGCCGTCTTTGACATAGCCGGCAATACTGGTGGTGGGTCAATCTGGCAGGAAATTGAGGTCAAGCCAGGGAAGACTTACGATTTCAGCTTCCTTTACGGATTGGCGGTTAACGAAGTAAGCGGCGGCTCTGCCAATATTTCGTATGAAATCATAACTGTCCCAGATGCCGGTTCGACGACCCCTCCGGTCGTGCTGCTTTCGGGGAGCGGCTCAGACACGACAGGTACGCAATATTCAAATAATAATCCTCCAAGCAAGCCCTATGCAGCAGACACCAGCGCTGCGGGACAAATCACGATCCCTGCCGGCATTACCAAGATCAGGATCACCATCTCAGGCAACGTCAGTGCTACCGACAAAAGAGATGTCGTCGTCGATGACGTCAGCCTTACGAAGGTCGTCTGCTTCACCCGCGGCACATTGATCGGGACTGACGCGGGAGAACGCCCCGTAGAAACCCTGCGCAAAGGTGATCTGGTGCGTACGCTGCATAGTGGTTTGCAGCCAATCCGCTGGATCGGGCGCCGTCGTCTGACATCTGCCGATCTGGCGAAGCAGCCAAAGCTACGTCCCATCCTGATCCGCAAGGACGCGCTTGGGTCGGGGGTGCCTGCGACCGATCTCATCGTTTCGCCACAGCATCGGATGCTGGTTTCATCGACGATCGTTCACCGTGTCTTTGGCGAGAATGTCGTTCTGGTCTCAGCAAAACAATTGCTGCCGCTGGACGGCGTCTCGGTGATTGAGGACGAGCATCCTGTCGAATACTGGCATTTCCTGTGCGACGATCATCAGATTGTCACGGCAAATGGCGCTATGGCGGAAACCCTGCTGTTAGGGCAGGAAGCGCTTAAAACGCTCAGCGGCGATGCGCTGGATGAAATCCGGACGATTTTTCCCGAACTTGATCTGCAGGATACAGCCATCCCGGCGGCGACAATCGCCCGCGGCCCGCGCTGTCGGCAGATGGTTGCGCGGCATCTCAAGAATCGTAAAGCACTGGTGCAGCATCTGAGCCTGCCTGGCGACAACCTGAATGCGCCTGTCGCCGTGAAAGCCAAAGAGCGCGCCTGA
- a CDS encoding exodeoxyribonuclease III has product MFTIATWNINSVRLRAGLVERLLREEAPDILCLQECKSPVDKIPVEGFRALGYNHMVARGQKGYNGVAILSRLPLEDAGDRDYAKLGHARHVAARLENGVVIHNFYIPAGGDVPDREVNEKFGQKLDFLTEMRDVFHDEKPQRSIMVGDFNIAPREDDVWSHKQLLKVVSHTPIEVEHLGAAQDAGKLVDITRKDIPEGQLYSWWSYRNRDWDASDRGRRLDHIWATPDIANAAHGSRILRPLRGWEKPSDHVPVFASFDL; this is encoded by the coding sequence ATGTTCACCATCGCCACTTGGAATATCAATTCGGTCCGCCTGCGTGCCGGTCTGGTCGAACGCCTGCTGCGCGAGGAGGCACCGGATATTCTTTGCCTTCAGGAATGCAAATCCCCGGTCGATAAGATCCCGGTCGAGGGGTTTCGCGCGCTCGGCTATAACCACATGGTTGCCCGTGGTCAGAAGGGCTATAACGGCGTGGCCATTTTGTCGCGCCTGCCGCTGGAGGATGCCGGGGACCGCGACTATGCGAAGCTCGGCCATGCCCGCCATGTTGCGGCGCGGCTGGAAAACGGCGTGGTGATCCATAATTTTTATATTCCTGCGGGCGGCGATGTGCCGGACCGGGAGGTGAATGAGAAATTCGGCCAGAAACTCGATTTCCTGACCGAGATGCGCGATGTGTTTCACGACGAAAAGCCGCAGCGCTCGATCATGGTCGGCGATTTCAACATCGCCCCGCGAGAGGATGATGTCTGGTCGCATAAGCAGCTTCTCAAGGTTGTCAGCCACACCCCGATCGAGGTCGAACATCTTGGCGCGGCGCAGGACGCAGGCAAGCTGGTCGACATCACCCGCAAGGATATTCCCGAAGGTCAGCTTTACAGCTGGTGGTCCTATCGCAACCGGGATTGGGACGCGTCCGACCGTGGGCGGCGGCTCGATCATATCTGGGCGACGCCGGATATTGCCAATGCCGCTCACGGAAGCCGCATTCTGCGACCGCTCCGGGGCTGGGAGAAACCGTCGGATCATGTGCCGGTTTTTGCCAGCTTCGACCTGTAG
- a CDS encoding MFS transporter, translating to MKMTIDEALARGGAGTFQKRLLGIFGLVWAADAMQVIAVGFAAPSVAATFGIERTVALQIGTLFFLGMFVGAFVFGRVADRIGRRNVLLLTVAADAVFGLASVFAGDFTILLALRFFTGVAVGGTLPVDYAMMAEFLPPKNRGRWLVFLEGFWAIGTIVVALTAWIASVNGAAAPWRWIFLVAALPALIGIFLRLWVPESPMYLLKTGRKEDALRVVNRVLSVNGAETLPRGTELTLALPPEGAPTSILSDSLLPRTIGIMAVWFLVSLSYYGVFIWVPGWLAGEGMGWVRGYGFLVILALAQIPGYALAAYGVEKWGRRATLMGFLIASAAGCFLFTMSLSPAMIAFSLILMSFALLGTWGALYAFTPELYPTNLRGTGMGTASAVARLGGLFAPSLLTFAFAKGFAFAIGVFAALLVLGALALLMVKTETKDRAIG from the coding sequence ATGAAAATGACGATTGACGAGGCGCTGGCACGGGGTGGCGCGGGAACTTTCCAGAAACGGCTTCTCGGAATTTTCGGGCTGGTCTGGGCGGCAGATGCGATGCAGGTGATCGCCGTCGGCTTCGCCGCGCCCTCGGTCGCCGCGACATTCGGGATTGAACGTACTGTGGCGCTTCAGATCGGAACGCTGTTCTTTCTTGGCATGTTCGTCGGTGCCTTCGTCTTTGGCCGCGTGGCGGACCGGATCGGGCGGCGGAACGTGCTGCTGCTGACCGTCGCCGCCGATGCGGTCTTCGGCCTCGCCTCCGTCTTTGCGGGGGATTTCACGATATTGCTCGCGCTGCGCTTCTTCACCGGCGTGGCGGTCGGCGGCACGCTGCCGGTTGATTATGCGATGATGGCGGAGTTCCTGCCGCCGAAAAACCGGGGGCGCTGGCTGGTGTTTCTGGAAGGGTTCTGGGCCATCGGCACCATTGTCGTCGCGCTGACGGCGTGGATTGCCAGCGTAAATGGTGCGGCGGCACCGTGGCGTTGGATTTTCCTTGTCGCCGCCCTGCCCGCGCTGATCGGCATTTTCCTGCGCCTTTGGGTGCCGGAATCGCCGATGTATCTGCTGAAAACCGGGCGCAAAGAGGACGCATTGCGCGTGGTCAATCGCGTGCTGAGCGTCAACGGTGCCGAGACGCTGCCGCGCGGTACGGAACTGACGCTTGCCCTGCCGCCGGAAGGTGCGCCGACCTCCATCCTGTCGGACAGCCTGCTGCCGCGGACCATCGGTATCATGGCGGTCTGGTTTCTTGTCTCGCTTTCCTATTACGGGGTGTTCATCTGGGTGCCGGGCTGGCTGGCCGGTGAGGGCATGGGCTGGGTGCGCGGCTATGGCTTCCTTGTGATCCTCGCATTGGCGCAGATCCCCGGTTACGCTCTGGCCGCTTACGGGGTGGAGAAATGGGGCCGGCGCGCCACGCTGATGGGGTTCCTGATCGCCTCCGCCGCCGGATGCTTCCTGTTCACCATGTCGCTGAGCCCCGCCATGATCGCGTTTTCGCTGATCCTGATGAGCTTTGCGCTGCTGGGAACATGGGGGGCCTTGTATGCCTTCACGCCGGAGCTTTATCCGACCAATCTGCGCGGCACCGGCATGGGCACGGCCTCGGCGGTTGCGCGACTGGGCGGGCTGTTTGCGCCGTCGCTGCTGACCTTCGCCTTCGCCAAGGGCTTCGCCTTCGCCATCGGCGTCTTCGCAGCGCTTCTGGTGCTTGGCGCGCTGGCGCTGCTGATGGTGAAGACAGAAACAAAGGACCGGGCCATCGGCTGA
- a CDS encoding response regulator transcription factor, whose product MAGLKKILLVDDEEDLREALAEQMVATEEFDVFEAGTGAEAVEKCKGAIFDLVVLDVGLPDTDGRELCKRLRKQGVKCPIVMLTGHDTDADTILGLDSGANDYITKPFKFPVLLARLRAQLRTHEQSEDAIFQLGPYTFKPAMKMLIDEKERKIRLTEKETNILKYLYRAQDDVVARDVLLHEVWGYNAGVTTHTLETHIYRLRQKIEPDPSNARLLVTESGGYRLVA is encoded by the coding sequence ATGGCCGGACTGAAAAAGATTCTGTTGGTAGATGACGAAGAGGACCTGCGCGAAGCGCTGGCCGAACAGATGGTCGCGACCGAAGAATTCGACGTGTTCGAGGCAGGTACGGGCGCGGAAGCGGTCGAGAAATGCAAGGGCGCGATTTTCGATCTCGTCGTGCTGGATGTCGGCCTGCCCGACACCGATGGCCGCGAGCTGTGCAAGCGGCTGCGCAAGCAGGGCGTCAAATGCCCCATCGTCATGCTGACCGGGCATGATACCGACGCCGATACGATCCTCGGCCTTGACAGCGGCGCGAATGATTACATTACCAAGCCGTTCAAATTCCCGGTGCTTCTGGCGCGCCTGCGGGCGCAGCTTCGGACCCATGAGCAATCGGAAGATGCGATCTTCCAGCTTGGACCGTATACATTCAAACCCGCGATGAAGATGCTCATCGACGAGAAGGAGCGGAAGATCCGCCTGACGGAGAAAGAGACGAATATCCTCAAATATCTCTATCGCGCACAGGATGACGTCGTGGCCCGCGACGTGCTGCTGCATGAGGTCTGGGGTTATAACGCCGGTGTGACCACGCACACGCTGGAAACCCATATCTACCGCCTGCGCCAGAAGATCGAGCCGGATCCCTCCAATGCGCGGCTTCTGGTCACCGAAAGCGGCGGATACCGGCTGGTCGCGTAA
- a CDS encoding Hint domain-containing protein yields MSVYNLITNPEFDQGLNGWQTDGNVSHNLGYNTVTIDGGSKTGGGYVWQDIDVRPGKLYGFSCFFGLSSVLAANETMPVSIKWEITAVPEPGSSAPPEVYKTGSASDSRPSYNGTTGQAADVFIHDNFTMPAGVTKVRVKIYLRAMDTNRQDAVLGKVAFGSVVCFSRGALIETDTGERAVETLQAGDLVKTLGNGLQPIRWIGHKKLNRAALRKNPKLRPILIRKDALGPGSPRNDLVVSPQHRMLVSSEIVHRVFGENQVLVPACKLLPIDGVSVVEDDAPVEYWHFLCDDHQIVKANGALTETLLLGPEALKTMSGESLEEINAIFPEHSSNDVAVPAAEIADGRRCRKMIARHLKHEKCLIPQIGTRWDNMNQPVKAELRKIA; encoded by the coding sequence ATGTCCGTATATAATCTCATTACGAATCCCGAGTTCGATCAAGGACTTAATGGCTGGCAGACAGATGGAAATGTCTCCCATAATTTGGGCTATAACACCGTAACCATCGACGGGGGCAGTAAAACGGGCGGCGGATATGTTTGGCAGGACATAGATGTCAGACCAGGTAAGCTTTACGGTTTCAGCTGCTTTTTCGGGCTATCAAGCGTTTTAGCGGCCAATGAGACTATGCCCGTCAGTATAAAATGGGAGATTACCGCTGTCCCGGAACCCGGATCCTCGGCCCCACCCGAGGTCTATAAGACTGGTTCCGCGTCCGACAGCCGGCCAAGCTATAATGGCACAACTGGACAGGCTGCCGACGTATTCATCCACGACAATTTTACAATGCCCGCCGGCGTTACCAAGGTCAGGGTTAAAATTTACCTCCGTGCTATGGACACCAACCGGCAAGACGCCGTCTTGGGCAAGGTTGCATTTGGATCGGTCGTGTGTTTTTCCCGCGGCGCGCTGATCGAAACCGATACGGGTGAGCGCGCTGTCGAGACCCTGCAGGCTGGCGATCTGGTCAAAACGCTCGGCAACGGGCTGCAGCCGATCCGCTGGATTGGTCATAAGAAGCTGAACCGCGCGGCGCTTCGCAAGAACCCCAAGCTGCGACCGATCCTGATCCGGAAGGATGCGCTTGGTCCGGGTTCGCCCCGGAACGATCTTGTGGTTTCGCCGCAGCATCGCATGCTGGTTTCATCCGAGATCGTTCACCGGGTTTTCGGCGAAAATCAGGTTCTCGTCCCTGCCTGCAAGCTTCTGCCGATCGATGGTGTTTCCGTGGTCGAGGATGACGCGCCGGTCGAGTACTGGCATTTTCTGTGCGACGACCATCAGATCGTCAAAGCCAATGGTGCGCTGACCGAGACACTGCTGCTGGGGCCAGAGGCGCTGAAAACGATGAGCGGCGAGTCGCTGGAAGAAATCAACGCCATTTTCCCTGAGCATTCCTCAAACGACGTCGCGGTGCCCGCAGCAGAGATCGCAGACGGCCGACGTTGCCGCAAGATGATTGCGCGGCATCTGAAACATGAGAAATGTCTGATACCGCAGATCGGCACTCGTTGGGACAATATGAACCAGCCTGTGAAAGCGGAGCTCAGGAAAATCGCCTGA